DNA from Mustela lutreola isolate mMusLut2 chromosome 6, mMusLut2.pri, whole genome shotgun sequence:
ACAGATGATTAAAACCCAAAGTTCCTTGGTTCCCGCTTTGACAGATTTTGTTCGGTGAGAACTTGGACGTGGGTAGTGGTGAGGGTGGCACTTGCTGGGCAGTCTCGGGGGTGGGCTCCTTTAGGTAGATCTTTGAGTGATCCCTGCCCCCCATGTTTTCACAGTTCTGTGCACCCTTACGAAGTGGCTGAGGTGATTGCATTGCCTGTGGAGCAGGGAAACTCCCCATACCTGCACTGGGTACGCCAGGTTACAGAGTCTGTTTCAGACTCCAGCACAGTCCTACCATGAGAAACCCTGTTTATGCCATTGTTTTCCTTGTATACTTCATGCCCTTTAACTTCCAGGAGATGACTGGGCCCCTAATAAATCCTGTCTTTGGTTTTCTCTGCcttttgcctttttcctttttccttgtcAGGTGTGTGAATTTGGTTGGGAAGACTAAAAGTGCGCTAGTCGCTGTGTTCTCATCTTCCAGAATGACCCAGGGCTGCTAGATCTGTTTATTTACCTTTATTTCAATCATACAGAGTCCGGGATCCTTTATCatccccccctccctcctcaaGTCTCCATCCCCAGgggttaaataattttaaaaaatatttaaaaagctgtaACAAAATAACATCAAAGGAAATGGGAAGAGGGATGGGGTAAGGGTCAGGAATCGGGAAGGGAGTAGAGAAGAGAGAGCCTCTTCCCCAAACTCCCACCTGGATTCCAGCCTGGGCAGTAGGGAGAACTATCCCCCGCACCTCCCCAGGTACATCCCAGCTGTAGgtgaggtcagaggtcagggtATGAAAGTGCCGGTGTGTGTGAACggggaggtaggcagaggcaggttgTTTAGAAgatgcccccacctccccactcaaCCAGGTACTGCACAGAACCATCAGGCCGTACTCTCCGAGCAAGGACCCGGACAGGGTCCCCTCGGGACAGGTAGCCAACCCCACCTCGGACTCCTCCCCCAGTCCCAGGAGACAAACTACGGCacaggggagaagggggtgcTGAGCGTCTAGGAAGACCTGGGGAGGGGACTGGGACTGAGGACGATGAGGCAGTCATCGGGTGGGGGGCACTTTTAGGGATGTCTGTGGGGAAACCAATGTGAAGTTCCAGGGGTGACCTAGGGAGAGAAGGCAGTTGTGAGTCCGATGCAGATAAGGATTCTGTTTGGATCAGAGGCACAAAGAAATCGGGTTAGAGACTGAGGAACTTAAGAGCACAGACATGAAGAAGACGGGTGGCACAGGTAAAGGGGAAGAATCTCACCTGTCTGGGGGTTCACCATCCCCAGAGGTCCCTGCGGTGCTGGCAGAGGGGTGGAAGGAAGCGAACATCCGGATGGGActgctggggttggggaggggaaagTCAGGACCTGAAGCAGGGGAAGAGGACCCTCTCCCACTGAGAAGAGCAGAGCTCAAACAGCCCCAACGCATCCCCAGCCCTAGAATATTAGGGATCAGACATTGGTTCTGAAAGTCTCTAGGATAAGAAGTCAGTAGCCAAGGGGGAGATGGAAAACAATTCTGGGTAAGAAAGTCCAGAGGATGTAGAAAATTGGAAGAGAGATTCTAGGGGTATGCAACTGGTTGGAGGGTGAAGGAACACTGACCTGGGCAGGCAGCGGGCATCTGTGGGCCGGAAGTTGTAGCCGCTGCTGCCCTGGTAACTCTGGTTAGGGCTGGGGGGTGGTGGAGACACGGAGGCCTAAAAGAAGGAGCAGAGCACTAAGAGATAACCCTTGATTCCTTCCCACACCACCATTTGGCTTCATGGGGATCCCCCTGCCCCTGTACCTGCAGTGCCCTCTGCAGACGAGCCCGCTCCCTTTGCTCCTGGGGCTCGGGCTGATTGCGCACTGCTGAGGGTGGCCCCAGCTCCTCCATTTTccccttctgcctcctcctcaggGGCTCTGGCTCCGGCCTCCGGCGCTTCCCCAGGGGACGTgagacccctcccccagggccctgCCCTGAAGGGAAGCTGTAAGAGGCCTCCTtatccccccagccccctcccggACACCCCAAAGACCTCCCCATCTCCATAGGTATGCCTCCCCCATTAATACCCTGAGGATTTCCCCATCCACCCTGGACCAGTGACCTGGTGGGGGCTCCATCTTCAGTAGCAGGCTCCACAGGGGGAGGGATCCGAGCATGGAGACCAAACAAGCATTTCCTCTTCTTAATCTCCCTCCCTGAAATGAAACTGGGGTGAGGAGAGAAATGATACAGGGTCAGTGCAGTAATAAAGGGCCCCTCTATGCCATTACTCAGTGCTTTTCAAAAATGATCTTCCAGGGGAGCTGCAGCCCCTCTCCTCCCAGGCCTCTgtatctgtctctctttctgagcCCCCCTCCAACTCACCGGTCCTTGTGGCTGTTGAGAGCAGAGAGGAGTTTGGAAGAACGTTCTCCCTTGGGAGTGTCtgagagctggggaaggggggtgCAAAAGGGGTCAGGGGAGCAGtggtccctctcccttccccccctttttttatacttctgtgttcccccctcaccccccaaagCTTCACCACCCCTTACCTCCCCGAGGAGCAAACTGTCCCAATTCTCAGAAGTGAAGGGAAGGATCTCCCGGTCAAAatcaaagtattttttcttaCAGCAAACGCTGAGGTGATAGAGGACAAGATGGGCCACATCCACCCTGAAGAAATATTAAGTTGTCAGGGTTGTGGCAGCACTGCAAAAGCCTAGAGGGTCCCGAGGTGGGAGGCTGGGGCACACCGGGTGACCTCCTGGGGCTGCTGAGAGGACCTATGCTGAGGTCATGTCAGCTTACCAGCGAAGCTGTAGCCGCCTGACCTTCTCAGGgcccccccgacacacacagcATTCGAACTCATAGAACCTGGAAGTGggcaagagggaaggagagaacacACCTTATGCCAGGAGACCATACCGGGCTATGGAGGACTCACAAGGACGGGGTGCGCAGGGGAATCAAGCTTCAGAGGCTGGGGAGAAAATGGAGCAGAGGCCGCGCTCCTGGCTCACCTGTCCCCGTAGAGGAGGGGCTTGCTCAGACACTGGGTGCAGGCCTCGTGGAACCACTGCAGGCAGCTCCGGCACTGCAGCATCTTCAGGTTCCACCTGAGGGGTGGCACAGGCCTCGTGACTTCCAGACACTGCCCCCACCTGAGGCACCCCATGCCCTCTGCACCACCTCCTTCTGTCCTCTTCAGCATTCCCCTCATCCTGTTCTTCCTCCTTCGTTCCCTGGGCTTCCCCTACCCGCACTGCCATCACTCCTTCCCTAAAGCCCCGCTGCCCCCCATCCATCATTACTCACTCCCCGGGGCCACCACAGTAACAGTAGCTCTGCTGCCGGTTGCTCAGATGTCCAGCGTCCCAGTCTAGCCCCTTTAGTCCGTATGGCAGTGAcagcttcatgcccagcatggccCGCGCATAGGGGCCCTTCTTCAGTGCACCCCCCCTCTGCAGACAGGAAATGGACAACCTGCTTCAGAGGGGTGCAGGGGGGGTGCACAGAAAGGCTTGGGAGAGGCTGTGGATGGGAGGCTCCCACAGGAAAGTGACTTACCTTGGTGGCAATGGCGAAGACGCACTGGCGGCAGACCCAAGATGtgccttctccttctccaggagCGGGGGCCCTTGGAACGTGGCAGTCCTGGTGATAAGCTGAATAACAATAATATTGATGGTGCTAGCAACTGGGACAGGAGGGGTCTCAGCCACCTCATTTCATCCTTGACCATGATCTGGTTGTAGTGGGTGAATTACCCTTATTTTACAGGTTAGGGGACAGACTCCTAAGGGTTTGGGGAGGTCTTATGGTTAGAAAAGGGTGTATCTAAACCACCCTCTGTCTATAAACCTCACACCTCCCCATTCCATGGCTGTTTCCCCCTGTGCTGGAAGGGAGTGAGGTTATAGAGTTGAGACTGGCCCAGAGCAAGTGGCTTGGGGACTCAGCCAGGACAGGTAGCATAAGGACCAGTGGTGGAGGGAAGACTTGAGAGGCAGCCTGGAAGGCTCAGCAAGCTGGACCATTCAGGTGTCCTGCCCTCTCACCGTGGCGACACTTCTCACAGCTGACCAGCCGGTTCCCAGGGCCCACAGTCTCAGAGCGACAGACACAGCAGAGAAGTTCCTCCCCGGGGAGGGCAGCTGTGAGGGAACACAGTGTTGTGGGGCCTATCCTTAAGCCCCCTTTCCATCCCCCATGCCAGGTTTCTGCTTTTCATGGCATGCACAGGCTTGGGACTCGAGGGTCTCACCGGGGCTAATGTCTTTCCATAGAACCAGAAACTGGGAATCATCCTCAAACTGGACCAGACACACCTCCCGAGCACTGTCCACCTGGAATGGATGAGCACAGGGGACGACGCAGGAATCAGAACTCCATAAGGAGAATGGGGGAAAGATAATAGGTCAGAGATCGACGACGCAGGAATCAGAACTCCATAAGGAGAATGGGGGAAAGATAATAGGTCAGAGATCAAATCCCTTACCTTCTTGATGGTCCCCAAGTATAGCAGCCCATCCGTCCACCTGGCCAGCACATCTTGACCCTCCCAAAGACGAGGCCTGGGGCCTgaggtgggagcaggggaggCTGGGTCCCAAAGTGGGGGGGCACCAGAGCGGCTCAGCCGGGGGGGCTGTGCCATTGCATCCTGGGGGGGGCCTAGCCAGAAGTGGGATGGGAGAAGGTTATGAATGTTGAGCAACTCCCCATTTTTCTTTGCCTCAAGGATTCAAGTAACCATGGTTCCAGTCTCCACATCTGAGACACCTTGATAGGAAACCACACAGCACCCCTCCCAAGCTTCTTGACTCCAGCTTTTCCAACTCTGATGACTGGCTCTCCTCTCCCTAACACCCCCCACCACATTCCCCAACCTAGTTCTCTATAGTTTCCCAGCTTCCAGAGCTCCCCTGGGGTACTATATCCTGGCCTTGAGGTTTTGGAGAAATGATGATTGCAGAAGCAAAGGTTACCATTCAGCTTCTACTGTCACCTTCTCCAGTTTGGAGGTATCATAATTGGGGTGCTCTGCTACCCAGAGATGCGTTTTGGAAGCTTTTCTGCCTCCCTGGGCCCGCGTGTCTCATTCAGAACAATCATCCTGACGCCAGGTTATGTCAGGTCACCCTCAAATACGGGGCTCCCTGCCCCCGGGTTAGATAACTTCCCTGAGTGCCCCGGGAGGGGGGCGTGTCCCAGTCCCGGTCTCTACTCCCCATGACGGCGAGTCCGAGAGGGGACTTGAGTCCGCCCAGCGCTAACAGATGCCTTGGCGGCGAGGCTCTCCCGCCCGCGCCCTGCGCGCCGACCCCCGGCtccctgcacccccccaccccacgggCGCCTCCCGCCGCCTCCTTACCAGTGACAGCTGGGGCCGCCGGGAGCCGGGCAGAGGCAGACGCGAGAGACCGAGGCGAACCCCCCGCGCGGGGAGGGCACGTCTGGGCGTCGGAGGGCGGGCAGGCAAGGGCCGGGGggtccccaggcccagcccctccGTCCCGGCAGCTCTGGGGCGTATGACGCAGCAGCCAAAGCAGCGGCAGCGGCAGGAGGAGGCggcggagggaaggaggggagtggaggggagggacaaACCGGCtcggggggagggtggtgggaggggaggactggggggaaggaggagccggtggggggggcgggcaccacctcaccccacctcccTCACCTCCAAAGGGCCTGGAGGGCGCCGAGCGAGTGGTGGCCTCTCCGTGTATGGGGCGGGTGGGAAGTCAaggcccagagggagagggaatccccGCAGCCCCTTCCTCGGAGGGAGACCCGCCCTCGGGGCAGGAGGGAATCCCCCCCCTTCCCGGCAGCCGGCCTCCAGCCTGGCCCCCGCCCCATGCCACATCCGTTAACTGCCCCCCCAACCTCCATGGTCACTCCAAGTCCCGCCCCCCGGCCCCAGTTCACGACCCCGCCCTCCATTCACCCTTCCCTCGCCCCCGCCTCGCCCTCCTCCCTCGAGTGCCCCGCCCTCCTCCCGCCTTtgcccccggccccgccctccCCGTGGCAAGTGCCCCCCCCACACCATGGCCGCGCTTCTGCGCACGCGTGACCCCTTCCGCGCGCGGCACCTGGGAAGATTGAGTCCCTCCTTTATGGGGCGGTGGCCGTTAGCGGTTGGTGCGAGCGAGTCAGCGGGCGTGCATCCCGCCCAGCGCTTCCAGAGCGGGTGCACCGGCCGGGAGAGCTAGCAGCGAGGCGGTAACGCCGCCGAGAGCCAGCCAATAGGCAGCGGGCGGGCTGGCCCCGGCGGTTCGAACGGGAAGGCAGGGAAAGGGCGGGAGGAAGAGCCGGCAGTTTGTGGGAGGGCGCGCCGGCCCCGCCCCTGGGCTCGGGTTCCCACCCTTCCACACCCCACTCTCCCACACCCACGAGAGGAGCGCTCCCGAGTGGGGCTGGGTGGCCTGCGGCACATCTCCTTGAGGAAGAcaactggggggcgggggtggtatGGGAGGCTTGGGCGAGATTCCAGGAGATGGCCTCATAGGGAGAAAAGGTGAAGCCCTTGCTCTGCAAAAAACAAATACTTGGCAGAGTAGATCCATAGTTTCCATTTTTACAGATATGGGCCATCGCtaataaaacctttatttaaagaaaaaaaaacaacaaaaaactgttcTTTATTTGATAGACCCAGGTCACAcagagcccctcccccccaacaaagCATCCCTCAGCCGTCCCACCCCACCCCGAAACACACATGTAGGATCTGGATCTGTCTTCATTTCCTGTTGGCCTGGGCCGTACCAATAACACACTGGTTCACCTGCGGGCAGAGGGTTTAGACAGGATAAAAAGGTTTTCTGAATAACCAAAATAACGGTTTTCTCCAAGATTGTCTCCCACTCCCAATATTGGGGCTGCCCTCAGAAAATACTGAAACAAGGGCTCTAAAGGCAGGTTCAGGCTGGTCTCAGGTAAGGTTAGGTCTATGCCCACTAACCACACCAGGTCTGGAGGAGGTGAAGAGGCCTGCTTGAGAAGGGATAGAAGTCACacacaggagcagagagagatggagtatCCATTACCGTAGCCCAGAGACCCCAGGCTCTCCCACCACTTACCGGTGAATAAGTTAGACAAAACATGAATAATACTCATTTAAGAACTAAGTCTCCTTGGAACATAAATGCTCCCAAGTCTAGGCAGGATATGTACAAGATCAATCtagaaaaaaaagactactgggggatgaatacccaacttttgtagcaacatggacgggactggaagagattatgctgagtgaaataaatcaagcagagagagtcaattacatggtttcacttatttgtggagcataacaaatagcatggaggacaaggggagatggagaggagaagggagttgagggtaattggaaggggaagtgagccatgagagactatagactctgaaaaacaatctgagggttttgaaggggcggggggtgggaggttgggggaactaggtggtgggtattagagagggcacggattgcatggagtactgggtgtggtgcaaaaacaatgaatactgttacgctgaaaagaaattaaaaaaaaaaaaaaagactactgagTCCTGTCTaaaggacacaggagccaacCAAAAACAGCTCCCACTGGCCAAAGATGGGGCAATTTgagcatcagaaagaataatgACTACAAAGGATATATATCAAATCCATAACATCTGTAAAGTAACAACCCCCAGATAAAAACTCACTTGGTCACCTTTGGAAGCTGCCAAAATACCAACTTCTAAGACTGAAAATTGATAAACAATCTAGCATTTACCTTGCTTTTCCTATACAGACTGGATTTCAGAGTAACCAAATAC
Protein-coding regions in this window:
- the PHF1 gene encoding PHD finger protein 1 isoform X7: MAQPPRLSRSGAPPLWDPASPAPTSGPRPRLWEGQDVLARWTDGLLYLGTIKKVDSAREVCLVQFEDDSQFLVLWKDISPAALPGEELLCCVCRSETVGPGNRLVSCEKCRHAYHQDCHVPRAPAPGEGEGTSWVCRQCVFAIATKRGGALKKGPYARAMLGMKLSLPYGLKGLDWDAGHLSNRQQSYCYCGGPGEWNLKMLQCRSCLQWFHEACTQCLSKPLLYGDRFYEFECCVCRGGPEKVRRLQLRWVDVAHLVLYHLSVCCKKKYFDFDREILPFTSENWDSLLLGELSDTPKGERSSKLLSALNSHKDRFISGREIKKRKCLFGLHARIPPPVEPATEDGAPTSFPSGQGPGGGVSRPLGKRRRPEPEPLRRRQKGKMEELGPPSAVRNQPEPQEQRERARLQRALQASVSPPPPSPNQSYQGSSGYNFRPTDARCLPSSPIRMFASFHPSASTAGTSGDGEPPDRILICIGLTTAFSP
- the PHF1 gene encoding PHD finger protein 1 isoform X2, which encodes MAQPPRLSRSGAPPLWDPASPAPTSGPRPRLWEGQDVLARWTDGLLYLGTIKKVDSAREVCLVQFEDDSQFLVLWKDISPAALPGEELLCCVCRSETVGPGNRLVSCEKCRHAYHQDCHVPRAPAPGEGEGTSWVCRQCVFAIATKRGGALKKGPYARAMLGMKLSLPYGLKGLDWDAGHLSNRQQSYCYCGGPGEWNLKMLQCRSCLQWFHEACTQCLSKPLLYGDRFYEFECCVCRGGPEKVRRLQLRWVDVAHLVLYHLSVCCKKKYFDFDREILPFTSENWDSLLLGELSDTPKGERSSKLLSALNSHKDRFISGREIKKRKCLFGLHARIPPPVEPATEDGAPTSFPSGQGPGGGVSRPLGKRRRPEPEPLRRRQKGKMEELGPPSAVRNQPEPQEQRERARLQRALQASVSPPPPSPNQSYQGSSGYNFRPTDARCLPSPIRMFASFHPSASTAGTSGDGEPPDRSPLELHIGFPTDIPKSAPHPMTASSSSVPVPSPGLPRRSAPPSPLCRSLSPGTGGGVRGGVGYLSRGDPVRVLARRVRPDGSVQYLVEWGGGGIF
- the PHF1 gene encoding PHD finger protein 1 isoform X10 — encoded protein: MAQPPRLSRSGAPPLWDPASPAPTSGPRPRLWEGQDVLARWTDGLLYLGTIKKVDSAREVCLVQFEDDSQFLVLWKDISPAALPGEELLCCVCRSETVGPGNRLVSCEKCRHAYHQDCHVPRAPAPGEGEGTSWVCRQCVFAIATKRGGALKKGPYARAMLGMKLSLPYGLKGLDWDAGHLSNRQQSYCYCGGPGEWNLKMLQCRSCLQWFHEACTQCLSKPLLYGDRFYEFECCVCRGGPEKVRRLQLRWVDVAHLVLYHLSVCCKKKYFDFDREILPFTSENWDSLLLGELSDTPKGERSSKLLSALNSHKDRFISGREIKKRKCLFGLHARIPPPVEPATEDGAPTRPPCLHHPPALTRVTRAAAATTSGPQMPAACPVPSGCSLPSTPLPAPQGPLGMVNPQTGHPWNFTLVSPQTSLKVPPTR
- the PHF1 gene encoding PHD finger protein 1 isoform X5, whose product is MAQPPRLSRSGAPPLWDPASPAPTSGPRPRLWEGQDVLARWTDGLLYLGTIKKVDSAREVCLVQFEDDSQFLVLWKDISPAALPGEELLCCVCRSETVGPGNRLVSCEKCRHAYHQDCHVPRAPAPGEGEGTSWVCRQCVFAIATKRGGALKKGPYARAMLGMKLSLPYGLKGLDWDAGHLSNRQQSYCYCGGPGEWNLKMLQCRSCLQWFHEACTQCLSKPLLYGDRFYEFECCVCRGGPEKVRRLQLRWVDVAHLVLYHLSVCCKKKYFDFDREILPFTSENWDSLLLGELSDTPKGERSSKLLSALNSHKDRFISGREIKKRKCLFGLHARIPPPVEPATEDGAPTRPPCLHHPPALTRVTRAAAATTSGPQMPAACPAVPSGCSLPSTPLPAPQGPLGMVNPQTESLSASDSQLPSLPRSPLELHIGFPTDIPKSAPHPMTASSSSVPVPSPGLPRRSAPPSPLCRSLSPGTGGGVRGGVGYLSRGDPVRVLARRVRPDGSVQYLVEWGGGGIF
- the PHF1 gene encoding PHD finger protein 1 isoform X4; this translates as MAQPPRLSRSGAPPLWDPASPAPTSGPRPRLWEGQDVLARWTDGLLYLGTIKKVDSAREVCLVQFEDDSQFLVLWKDISPAYHQDCHVPRAPAPGEGEGTSWVCRQCVFAIATKRGGALKKGPYARAMLGMKLSLPYGLKGLDWDAGHLSNRQQSYCYCGGPGEWNLKMLQCRSCLQWFHEACTQCLSKPLLYGDRFYEFECCVCRGGPEKVRRLQLRWVDVAHLVLYHLSVCCKKKYFDFDREILPFTSENWDSLLLGELSDTPKGERSSKLLSALNSHKDRFISGREIKKRKCLFGLHARIPPPVEPATEDGAPTSFPSGQGPGGGVSRPLGKRRRPEPEPLRRRQKGKMEELGPPSAVRNQPEPQEQRERARLQRALQASVSPPPPSPNQSYQGSSGYNFRPTDARCLPSSPIRMFASFHPSASTAGTSGDGEPPDRSPLELHIGFPTDIPKSAPHPMTASSSSVPVPSPGLPRRSAPPSPLCRSLSPGTGGGVRGGVGYLSRGDPVRVLARRVRPDGSVQYLVEWGGGGIF
- the PHF1 gene encoding PHD finger protein 1 isoform X6, which encodes MAQPPRLSRSGAPPLWDPASPAPTSGPRPRLWEGQDVLARWTDGLLYLGTIKKVDSAREVCLVQFEDDSQFLVLWKDISPAALPGEELLCCVCRSETVGPGNRLVSCEKCRHAYHQDCHVPRAPAPGEGEGTSWVCRQCVFAIATKRGGALKKGPYARAMLGMKLSLPYGLKGLDWDAGHLSNRQQSYCYCGGPGEWNLKMLQCRSCLQWFHEACTQCLSKPLLYGDRFYEFECCVCRGGPEKVRRLQLRWVDVAHLVLYHLSVCCKKKYFDFDREILPFTSENWDSLLLGELSDTPKGERSSKLLSALNSHKDRFISGREIKKRKCLFGLHARIPPPVEPATEDGAPTRPPCLHHPPALTRVTRAAAATTSGPQMPAACPVPSGCSLPSTPLPAPQGPLGMVNPQTESLSASDSQLPSLPRSPLELHIGFPTDIPKSAPHPMTASSSSVPVPSPGLPRRSAPPSPLCRSLSPGTGGGVRGGVGYLSRGDPVRVLARRVRPDGSVQYLVEWGGGGIF
- the PHF1 gene encoding PHD finger protein 1 isoform X3 — its product is MAQPPRLSRSGAPPLWDPASPAPTSGPRPRLWEGQDVLARWTDGLLYLGTIKKVDSAREVCLVQFEDDSQFLVLWKDISPAALPGEELLCCVCRSETVGPGNRLVSCEKCRHAYHQDCHVPRAPAPGEGEGTSWVCRQCVFAIATKRGGALKKGPYARAMLGMKLSLPYGLKGLDWDAGHLSNRQQSYCYCGGPGEWNLKMLQCRSCLQWFHEACTQCLSKPLLYGDRFYEFECCVCRGGPEKVRRLQLRWVDVAHLVLYHLSVCCKKKYFDFDREILPFTSENWDSLLLGELSDTPKGERSSKLLSALNSHKDRFISGREIKKRKCLFGLHARIPPPVEPATEDGAPTSFPSGQGPGGGVSRPLGKRRRPEPEPLRRRQKGKMEELGPPSAVRNQPEPQEQRERARLQRALQASVSPPPPSPNQSYQGSSGYNFRPTDARCLPRSPLELHIGFPTDIPKSAPHPMTASSSSVPVPSPGLPRRSAPPSPLCRSLSPGTGGGVRGGVGYLSRGDPVRVLARRVRPDGSVQYLVEWGGGGIF
- the PHF1 gene encoding PHD finger protein 1 isoform X9; its protein translation is MAQPPRLSRSGAPPLWDPASPAPTSGPRPRLWEGQDVLARWTDGLLYLGTIKKVDSAREVCLVQFEDDSQFLVLWKDISPAALPGEELLCCVCRSETVGPGNRLVSCEKCRHAYHQDCHVPRAPAPGEGEGTSWVCRQCVFAIATKRGGALKKGPYARAMLGMKLSLPYGLKGLDWDAGHLSNRQQSYCYCGGPGEWNLKMLQCRSCLQWFHEACTQCLSKPLLYGDRFYEFECCVCRGGPEKVRRLQLRWVDVAHLVLYHLSVCCKKKYFDFDREILPFTSENWDSLLLGELSDTPKGERSSKLLSALNSHKDRFISGREIKKRKCLFGLHARIPPPVEPATEDGAPTRPPCLHHPPALTRVTRAAAATTSGPQMPAACPAVPSGCSLPSTPLPAPQGPLGMVNPQTGHPWNFTLVSPQTSLKVPPTR
- the PHF1 gene encoding PHD finger protein 1 isoform X11 — translated: MAQPPRLSRSGAPPLWDPASPAPTSGPRPRLWEGQDVLARWTDGLLYLGTIKKVDSAREVCLVQFEDDSQFLVLWKDISPAALPGEELLCCVCRSETVGPGNRLVSCEKCRHAYHQDCHVPRAPAPGEGEGTSWVCRQCVFAIATKRGGALKKGPYARAMLGMKLSLPYGLKGLDWDAGHLSNRQQSYCYCGGPGEWNLKMLQCRSCLQWFHEACTQCLSKPLLYGDRFYEFECCVCRGGPEKVRRLQLRWVDVAHLVLYHLSVCCKKKYFDFDREILPFTSENWDSLLLGELSDTPKGERSSKLLSALNSHKDRFISGREIKKRKCLFGLHARIPPPVEPATEDGAPTRPPCLHHPPALTRVTRAAAATTSGPQMPAACPGHPWNFTLVSPQTSLKVPPTR
- the PHF1 gene encoding PHD finger protein 1 isoform X8, which encodes MAQPPRLSRSGAPPLWDPASPAPTSGPRPRLWEGQDVLARWTDGLLYLGTIKKVDSAREVCLVQFEDDSQFLVLWKDISPAALPGEELLCCVCRSETVGPGNRLVSCEKCRHAYHQDCHVPRAPAPGEGEGTSWVCRQCVFAIATKRGGALKKGPYARAMLGMKLSLPYGLKGLDWDAGHLSNRQQSYCYCGGPGEWNLKMLQCRSCLQWFHEACTQCLSKPLLYGDRFYEFECCVCRGGPEKVRRLQLRWVDVAHLVLYHLSVCCKKKYFDFDREILPFTSENWDSLLLGELSDTPKGERSSKLLSALNSHKDRFISGREIKKRKCLFGLHARIPPPVEPATEDGAPTSFPSGQGPGGGVSRPLGKRRRPEPEPLRRRQKGKMEELGPPSAVRNQPEPQEQRERARLQRALQASVSPPPPSPNQSYQGSSGYNFRPTDARCLPSPIRMFASFHPSASTAGTSGDGEPPDRILICIGLTTAFSP
- the PHF1 gene encoding PHD finger protein 1 isoform X1 — encoded protein: MAQPPRLSRSGAPPLWDPASPAPTSGPRPRLWEGQDVLARWTDGLLYLGTIKKVDSAREVCLVQFEDDSQFLVLWKDISPAALPGEELLCCVCRSETVGPGNRLVSCEKCRHAYHQDCHVPRAPAPGEGEGTSWVCRQCVFAIATKRGGALKKGPYARAMLGMKLSLPYGLKGLDWDAGHLSNRQQSYCYCGGPGEWNLKMLQCRSCLQWFHEACTQCLSKPLLYGDRFYEFECCVCRGGPEKVRRLQLRWVDVAHLVLYHLSVCCKKKYFDFDREILPFTSENWDSLLLGELSDTPKGERSSKLLSALNSHKDRFISGREIKKRKCLFGLHARIPPPVEPATEDGAPTSFPSGQGPGGGVSRPLGKRRRPEPEPLRRRQKGKMEELGPPSAVRNQPEPQEQRERARLQRALQASVSPPPPSPNQSYQGSSGYNFRPTDARCLPSSPIRMFASFHPSASTAGTSGDGEPPDRSPLELHIGFPTDIPKSAPHPMTASSSSVPVPSPGLPRRSAPPSPLCRSLSPGTGGGVRGGVGYLSRGDPVRVLARRVRPDGSVQYLVEWGGGGIF